In Halorhabdus rudnickae, the following proteins share a genomic window:
- a CDS encoding AbrB/MazE/SpoVT family DNA-binding domain-containing protein yields the protein MPRITSKGQVTIPKEIREALGIEPGDEISFERTDEGCEIRKEAPTTETGGDPFETYRGRAESDETMPERMRRLRGEYPREETPETDDGGSGAMSEDET from the coding sequence ATGCCGCGCATCACCAGCAAGGGACAGGTCACGATCCCGAAGGAGATTCGGGAGGCGCTCGGGATCGAACCGGGTGATGAAATCTCTTTCGAGCGGACTGACGAGGGCTGTGAGATCCGGAAGGAAGCGCCGACCACCGAAACAGGAGGGGATCCCTTCGAGACGTATCGGGGACGGGCCGAGAGCGACGAGACGATGCCGGAGCGAATGCGGCGCCTCCGCGGAGAATACCCGCGAGAGGAGACACCGGAAACCGACGACGGCGGATCGGGCGCAATGTCGGAGGATGAGACGTGA
- a CDS encoding type II toxin-antitoxin system VapC family toxin, producing the protein MRTAVDTNALIALLYDDEHADESEAALRDAYEQGAVVITPIVYAELAADGTFDDASALDRFLEDMSIRLVEPSRRALFAAGDRFREYVDRRPDGLQCPSCGTEQTVECEHCGTSLSPRQHVAADFLIGGHAMTEADALITFDEGFYGSYFPSLTVRPD; encoded by the coding sequence GTGAGGACCGCTGTCGATACGAACGCCTTGATCGCGTTGTTATACGACGACGAACACGCAGACGAAAGCGAGGCTGCGCTCAGGGACGCCTACGAGCAAGGTGCGGTCGTCATCACGCCGATCGTCTACGCAGAGCTGGCGGCCGACGGAACGTTCGACGACGCATCGGCGCTCGACCGGTTCCTCGAAGACATGAGCATTCGGCTCGTCGAACCGTCACGTCGAGCGCTGTTCGCGGCCGGCGATCGCTTCCGCGAGTACGTCGATCGGCGACCGGACGGCCTACAGTGTCCGTCCTGCGGGACGGAACAGACAGTCGAGTGTGAGCATTGCGGGACGTCACTGTCCCCGCGCCAGCACGTCGCCGCTGACTTCCTCATCGGCGGCCACGCGATGACCGAGGCTGATGCCCTGATTACATTCGACGAAGGATTCTATGGGTCGTATTTCCCATCACTGACTGTCCGCCCGGACTGA
- the hemH gene encoding ferrochelatase yields MSSAILLLNFGEPATPEREAVVSYLERIFFNNREIEGDTTEAEARERSRELAERRAGPLIEEYEEIGGSPLNGQAREQADALQERLQERGRDVETYIGMQFTEPFIEDALDAAIEDGHEQIIGLPIYPLCGPSTTVDALEELRKAADEREFDALQEISGWHRHPDYPRLRADAIEAYAEERGVDLTDPETTLVFSAHGTPQYYLTEEGSRYDTYVTEYVETVAGLLDVDSYELGYQNHENRDIPWTEPEIEDVIETVDAERVVVEPISFMHEQSETLSELDVELAEEANAAGLEFHRVPIPHDDDRFVGVLEDLVEPFLADFDPAVYQFRQCQCRDEPGTMCLNAPIE; encoded by the coding sequence ATGTCGAGTGCCATCCTGCTGTTGAATTTCGGCGAACCGGCCACCCCCGAACGCGAGGCCGTCGTCTCGTATCTCGAGCGCATCTTCTTCAACAACCGCGAGATCGAGGGCGATACGACGGAAGCCGAGGCCCGCGAACGGTCGCGCGAACTCGCCGAGCGCCGGGCCGGGCCGCTGATCGAGGAGTACGAAGAGATCGGCGGCTCGCCCCTGAACGGCCAGGCTCGTGAGCAGGCCGACGCACTGCAAGAACGACTCCAAGAGCGCGGTCGCGACGTCGAGACGTACATCGGGATGCAGTTCACCGAGCCGTTTATCGAGGACGCACTGGACGCTGCGATCGAGGACGGCCACGAGCAGATCATCGGCCTGCCGATCTACCCACTCTGTGGCCCCTCGACGACCGTCGACGCACTGGAAGAACTCCGCAAGGCCGCCGACGAACGTGAGTTCGACGCACTCCAGGAAATCTCGGGCTGGCACCGCCACCCCGATTACCCCCGCCTGCGGGCTGACGCGATCGAAGCCTACGCCGAGGAGCGTGGTGTCGATCTGACAGACCCCGAGACGACCCTCGTGTTTTCAGCCCACGGCACACCCCAGTACTACCTCACGGAGGAAGGGAGCCGCTATGACACCTACGTCACCGAGTACGTCGAGACGGTGGCTGGATTGCTCGATGTCGATTCGTACGAACTGGGCTACCAGAACCACGAGAACCGGGATATCCCCTGGACGGAACCCGAGATCGAGGACGTCATCGAGACCGTCGACGCCGAACGCGTCGTCGTCGAGCCGATCAGCTTCATGCACGAACAGAGCGAGACCCTCTCGGAACTCGATGTCGAACTCGCGGAGGAAGCCAACGCGGCAGGCTTAGAGTTCCACCGTGTGCCGATACCCCACGACGATGATCGTTTCGTCGGCGTGCTCGAGGATCTTGTCGAACCCTTCCTCGCTGACTTCGACCCCGCAGTCTACCAGTTCCGGCAGTGTCAGTGTCGGGACGAGCCGGGAACGATGTGTCTGAACGCGCCGATTGAGTGA
- the hemE gene encoding uroporphyrinogen decarboxylase yields the protein MSDLLARAARGERTERPPVWLMRQAGRHLPEYRRLREEYDFLEAVTTPEVAAEITLLPWDRYRPDGLVMFSDILTILEPLGFAYHIESGKGPVIDEPVSDPADVPDTYDDIEESLDYVGDLLDRLDARVGDETGLIGFAGGPFTLASYAIAGHPTRNHYPARQFKARHPEAFRDLLGTFADAVREFLQYQVDHGADVVQLFDTYAGVLPPADYREFIQPLHREILADVDAPTIVFVRNMGGRLDQLAATGADVVSLDWTVEMGAARDQLGDRPVQGNLDPSVLFADPEIVRERTREVIEQAGPRGHILNLGHGVNKDTPVAAVEAFVETAKSIER from the coding sequence ATGAGCGATCTACTCGCACGGGCCGCCCGCGGTGAGCGTACCGAACGGCCGCCGGTGTGGCTGATGCGCCAGGCGGGACGGCATCTCCCGGAGTATCGGCGCCTTCGGGAGGAGTACGACTTTCTCGAAGCCGTCACGACTCCCGAGGTGGCCGCCGAAATCACGCTCCTCCCCTGGGATCGCTATCGTCCCGACGGGCTGGTGATGTTCTCGGACATCCTGACGATCCTCGAACCGCTCGGCTTTGCGTACCACATCGAGTCCGGGAAGGGCCCAGTCATCGACGAGCCTGTTTCCGACCCGGCGGACGTCCCGGACACCTACGACGACATCGAGGAGTCACTCGATTACGTCGGCGACCTGCTCGATCGACTCGACGCCCGGGTCGGCGATGAGACCGGCCTCATCGGCTTTGCCGGTGGCCCGTTCACGCTTGCCTCCTATGCTATCGCCGGCCATCCCACCCGGAACCACTACCCCGCCCGCCAGTTCAAGGCTCGCCACCCCGAAGCGTTCCGTGATTTGCTCGGAACGTTCGCCGACGCTGTTCGCGAGTTCCTCCAGTACCAGGTCGATCACGGTGCGGACGTCGTCCAACTGTTCGATACCTACGCCGGAGTCTTGCCCCCAGCGGACTACCGGGAGTTCATCCAGCCACTCCACCGAGAGATTCTGGCCGACGTCGACGCGCCGACGATCGTTTTCGTCCGGAACATGGGCGGTCGACTCGATCAACTTGCGGCGACGGGGGCGGACGTGGTCAGCTTAGACTGGACTGTCGAGATGGGCGCGGCTCGCGACCAACTGGGTGACCGACCCGTCCAGGGGAACCTCGATCCCTCGGTCCTCTTTGCCGATCCAGAAATAGTCCGCGAACGCACGCGTGAAGTGATCGAACAGGCCGGACCCCGGGGACATATTCTTAACTTGGGCCACGGTGTCAACAAAGATACGCCCGTCGCAGCCGTTGAGGCATTCGTCGAGACGGCGAAGTCCATCGAGCGCTGA
- a CDS encoding adenylate kinase, translated as MSQPKILLLGPPGAGKGTQSSNLVSEFGVEHVTTGDALRSNKEMDISDLGLEYDTPGEYMDRGELVPDEVVNAIVEKALTSADGFVLDGYPRNLDQAEELESMTELDVIVSLSVSEAELVDRLTGRRVCSDCGENYHVEFDQPEKAGVCDECGGELIQREDDQEKAVRNRLEVFAENTEPVIDYYSDRDAFVEIDGEQSLDDVWNDLQAAVESAI; from the coding sequence ATGAGTCAGCCGAAAATTCTGCTGTTAGGGCCGCCAGGCGCGGGTAAAGGGACACAGAGTTCGAACCTCGTCTCCGAGTTCGGCGTCGAGCACGTCACGACGGGCGATGCACTCCGCTCGAACAAGGAAATGGATATCTCGGATCTCGGCCTGGAATACGACACACCCGGTGAGTACATGGATCGAGGCGAACTCGTCCCCGACGAAGTGGTCAACGCCATCGTCGAGAAAGCCCTGACGAGCGCGGACGGCTTCGTCCTCGACGGGTATCCACGAAATCTCGACCAGGCCGAAGAACTCGAATCGATGACGGAACTGGACGTGATCGTCTCGCTGTCGGTCTCCGAAGCCGAACTCGTCGATCGTCTCACCGGTCGTCGAGTCTGTTCGGACTGTGGGGAGAACTACCACGTCGAATTCGATCAGCCCGAGAAAGCGGGCGTCTGTGACGAGTGTGGCGGCGAGTTGATCCAGCGCGAGGACGACCAAGAGAAAGCGGTCCGCAATCGCCTCGAGGTATTCGCGGAGAACACCGAACCCGTCATCGACTACTACAGCGATCGGGACGCGTTCGTCGAAATCGATGGCGAACAGTCCCTCGATGACGTCTGGAATGACCTGCAGGCGGCCGTCGAGAGCGCTATCTGA
- a CDS encoding DUF106 domain-containing protein → MARTGEKIDRLVAEDASMEEAIETVLAAAEEQGTVSWGDVSDDLSSGQWGRLIETGLLTDADGDGFVINDPDGVHDALEDADPDEDDGGGWSTWDKLAGVGAVSLIAGYSIPSIKTTVGTVLDTVLGPMEAMLPFYMVILVLATLTGLWSALLQDNLMDMSGMGEHQEKMQELQERRERAKEEGNEEELDRIQQEQMEMMSNQMGMFKQQFRPMVWIMLLTIPVFLWLYWRTGSGDLGVTGVAIVMPLFGEISSWTAGTLGPWPAWLFWYFICSLSFSQIVRKALNVQTSPT, encoded by the coding sequence ATGGCACGGACAGGCGAGAAAATAGATCGTCTCGTGGCCGAGGACGCAAGCATGGAGGAGGCCATCGAGACAGTGCTGGCTGCGGCCGAAGAGCAGGGGACTGTCTCGTGGGGCGACGTCAGCGACGACCTCTCGAGCGGCCAGTGGGGACGACTGATCGAAACAGGGCTGCTGACCGACGCCGACGGCGACGGGTTCGTCATCAACGATCCCGACGGCGTCCACGATGCCCTAGAGGACGCCGACCCCGACGAGGACGACGGTGGCGGCTGGTCGACCTGGGACAAGCTCGCCGGCGTCGGCGCCGTCTCGTTGATCGCCGGCTACTCGATCCCCTCGATCAAGACCACCGTCGGCACCGTTCTGGACACTGTCCTCGGGCCGATGGAAGCGATGTTGCCCTTCTACATGGTGATCCTGGTACTGGCGACACTGACTGGCCTCTGGTCGGCGTTGCTACAGGACAATCTCATGGACATGAGCGGGATGGGTGAACACCAAGAGAAGATGCAGGAACTCCAGGAGCGCCGCGAACGCGCCAAAGAAGAGGGCAACGAGGAGGAACTCGACCGCATCCAGCAAGAGCAAATGGAGATGATGAGCAACCAGATGGGCATGTTCAAACAGCAGTTCCGTCCGATGGTCTGGATCATGCTGTTGACCATCCCGGTGTTCCTGTGGCTGTACTGGCGGACCGGAAGCGGCGATCTCGGTGTCACGGGAGTCGCGATCGTCATGCCGCTGTTCGGCGAGATCAGCAGCTGGACTGCCGGGACGCTCGGTCCCTGGCCGGCCTGGCTGTTCTGGTACTTCATCTGCTCGCTATCGTTCAGCCAGATCGTCCGCAAGGCATTGAACGTCCAGACTTCGCCGACCTGA
- the cmk gene encoding (d)CMP kinase: protein MLITVSGPAGSGKSTLAESLADALDYEHVSGGDIFRSLAQEQDMTPLELNKQAEEDEAIDLDLDRRLRTIARDRDDLVLESRLAGWMAGNYADLKLWLDAPLDVRADRIAQRENKQIEQAKTETRERGESEAQRYEAYYGIDIEDLSIYDLAINTARWAPQGVLSVVLHAVESYEQNGDEGKAPVEGVSYDF, encoded by the coding sequence ATGTTGATCACCGTCTCCGGCCCTGCCGGCAGCGGCAAGAGTACGCTGGCGGAGAGTCTCGCCGACGCCTTGGACTACGAGCACGTCAGCGGCGGCGACATCTTCCGGTCGCTCGCCCAGGAACAGGACATGACGCCCCTCGAACTGAACAAGCAAGCCGAGGAAGACGAGGCGATCGACCTCGACCTCGACCGTCGCCTGCGGACGATCGCGCGCGACCGCGACGATCTCGTTCTCGAATCACGACTGGCCGGGTGGATGGCCGGGAACTATGCGGATCTCAAGCTCTGGCTGGACGCGCCGTTGGACGTCCGGGCCGACCGGATCGCCCAGCGGGAGAACAAACAGATCGAGCAAGCCAAAACCGAAACCAGAGAGCGCGGCGAAAGCGAGGCCCAGCGCTATGAGGCGTACTACGGCATCGACATCGAGGACCTCTCGATCTACGACCTGGCGATCAACACTGCCCGCTGGGCCCCCCAGGGCGTGTTGAGCGTCGTCCTGCACGCCGTCGAGTCCTACGAGCAGAACGGTGACGAAGGCAAAGCCCCCGTCGAGGGCGTCTCCTACGATTTCTAA
- a CDS encoding RNA-guided pseudouridylation complex pseudouridine synthase subunit Cbf5: MALRGPPAERSPAELLSFGVLNLDKPPGPSAHQVAAWVRDLAGVDRAAHAGTLDPKVTGCLPMLLGDATRMAQVFDDSEKEYVAVLEVHDRVNQPDLERVAADFEDEIYQKPPKKSAVVRRLRVREIIDLAVLESEQRQALLRVRCESGTYIRKLCHDIGMALGTGAHMGDLRRVGTGPFDDRDLATLHDFADALAWYREDDDPVALEAVVQPAERALVDLPSVTIAESAAKAVADGAPVYAPGVIDADACLGPDAEPLVACYTPNGAVVCLGHLIGDPDAESGTVVDLERVLV; this comes from the coding sequence ATGGCCCTGCGTGGTCCGCCCGCCGAACGCTCGCCCGCCGAACTCCTTTCGTTTGGAGTGCTCAACCTCGATAAGCCACCTGGCCCCTCCGCCCACCAGGTCGCGGCCTGGGTGCGTGACTTGGCCGGCGTCGACCGGGCGGCCCACGCCGGGACGCTCGACCCGAAAGTGACTGGGTGTCTGCCGATGCTGCTCGGCGACGCGACGCGAATGGCGCAGGTCTTCGACGACAGCGAGAAGGAATATGTCGCAGTGCTGGAGGTACACGACCGCGTGAACCAGCCCGATCTGGAACGGGTCGCAGCGGACTTCGAGGACGAAATCTACCAGAAGCCGCCCAAAAAGAGCGCCGTCGTGCGCCGGCTGCGCGTCCGAGAGATCATCGATCTAGCGGTGCTGGAGAGCGAACAGCGCCAAGCCCTGCTCAGGGTACGCTGTGAGAGCGGGACATACATCCGCAAGCTCTGTCACGACATCGGGATGGCGCTCGGGACCGGCGCACACATGGGCGACCTCCGACGCGTCGGGACCGGGCCCTTCGACGACCGGGACTTGGCAACGCTCCACGACTTCGCCGACGCACTGGCGTGGTACCGCGAGGACGACGACCCCGTAGCACTCGAAGCAGTCGTCCAACCCGCCGAGCGTGCGCTGGTCGACCTGCCGTCGGTGACGATCGCTGAGAGTGCAGCCAAAGCGGTGGCAGACGGTGCACCGGTGTACGCCCCCGGCGTCATCGATGCCGACGCGTGCCTCGGTCCCGACGCCGAACCGCTGGTGGCCTGCTACACGCCGAACGGTGCCGTGGTATGTCTCGGTCACCTGATCGGTGATCCCGACGCCGAATCGGGGACTGTCGTGGACCTCGAGCGCGTGTTAGTATAG
- a CDS encoding outer membrane protein assembly factor BamB family protein, protein MSDRDTTLADEPPRRRLPPAFTRRGLLKITGSVFAGAAGLTQGVGGVTATDGGELWSFETGGEVHSSPTVVDDTVFIGSDDNHVYALDAADGTEEWSFKTGNVVRSSPQVIDGTVFIGSELGDERVYALNATDGARLWRFDTGQPIYSSPTVVDGTLFVGDLYNGLYAIDAETGTEDWFFKTDYPVESSPTVVDGTVFVASGGTPVGSNGYVYALDAESGTEQWRFETGDKLRSSPTVVDGTVVVGNDLGGNREGGGVHALDADDGTELWHFDTGQVRSSPTVIDGTAFVASDDGYVYALSIEDGTENWSFKTGATFWSSSATVVDDTVVVGSGDDNHVYAIDAEDGTENWSFETGDSVWSSPTVVAGTVFVGSDDGHVYALDCGVEGSSEGSRTRLGTLGHHHTWADQDLTVETTDLFPDPGYALPAGIAGLGAAYLYRRRAADDELPNE, encoded by the coding sequence ATGTCTGACCGGGATACGACACTGGCCGACGAGCCGCCTCGGCGGCGACTGCCTCCCGCGTTTACCCGCCGGGGCCTCCTGAAAATTACTGGGAGCGTCTTCGCCGGCGCGGCGGGCCTCACACAGGGGGTCGGCGGGGTGACCGCTACGGACGGCGGCGAACTCTGGTCTTTCGAAACCGGAGGGGAAGTCCATTCGTCGCCGACTGTAGTAGACGATACCGTCTTCATTGGGAGCGACGACAACCACGTGTACGCGCTTGATGCGGCGGACGGTACCGAAGAGTGGTCCTTCAAAACCGGGAACGTAGTCCGGTCGTCGCCGCAGGTAATCGACGGTACCGTCTTTATTGGGAGTGAACTCGGAGACGAGCGCGTGTACGCGCTCAATGCGACGGACGGGGCCAGACTATGGCGCTTTGATACCGGTCAGCCGATTTACTCGTCGCCAACAGTGGTCGACGGCACTCTTTTTGTGGGTGATCTCTACAATGGACTGTACGCGATCGATGCCGAGACCGGCACCGAAGACTGGTTCTTCAAAACGGACTACCCGGTTGAGTCATCACCGACGGTGGTTGACGGCACTGTCTTCGTGGCGAGTGGCGGTACACCGGTCGGAAGTAACGGCTACGTGTATGCGCTTGACGCCGAAAGCGGCACGGAACAATGGCGCTTCGAAACCGGAGATAAACTGCGGTCATCACCGACGGTGGTTGACGGTACTGTTGTCGTCGGGAACGACCTTGGGGGCAACCGTGAGGGCGGTGGGGTACACGCGCTGGACGCCGATGACGGTACTGAACTGTGGCACTTCGACACCGGCCAAGTCCGGTCATCGCCGACGGTGATCGACGGCACCGCCTTCGTGGCGAGTGACGACGGCTACGTGTACGCGCTCAGCATCGAGGACGGCACCGAAAACTGGTCTTTCAAAACAGGAGCGACATTTTGGTCGTCGTCGGCGACAGTAGTCGACGACACTGTCGTCGTGGGGAGCGGCGACGACAACCACGTATACGCGATCGACGCCGAAGATGGAACCGAGAACTGGTCCTTTGAAACCGGGGACTCGGTTTGGTCGTCGCCGACGGTAGTCGCCGGCACTGTCTTCGTCGGGAGCGACGACGGCCACGTGTACGCGCTCGACTGCGGAGTCGAGGGATCGAGTGAGGGATCGCGGACACGGCTGGGAACGCTTGGGCACCATCACACCTGGGCAGACCAAGACCTTACTGTTGAGACAACTGATTTGTTCCCAGATCCGGGCTACGCCCTGCCGGCGGGCATCGCTGGACTCGGCGCGGCATACCTCTACCGGCGCCGGGCAGCCGACGACGAGCTACCCAACGAGTAG
- a CDS encoding ATP-binding protein: MISLVGFALTRFTVTFTVDGDLLQFVVAGLLPLTLGLGLSAFGVALAVGSFERVYVRTTAVWTMIGTGTMFVLVVLTLVGSGIDTMTRMGTINDSTYLSNFLIGGAIGGALTGLYAAENRKQRVTLRRQADRLEVLNRSLRDRVLNAVLVIDGQIGVLADRDDPELRKQVVGTVRDQADTIQRTVDDVKYLARSSAAAQKGLDATRIGNTLDEAIASVDADHPDVSIEVVDRLRDDVSVWGNVMLERGLEHVLVRAAESGAEHVEVAVDATDQEVRVRIKDDGAGLTPAQREILEEGASGDYDDPLVGFGLNVVRLVIDTLNGEIGCAEAEGSTTVELSLPIADAEVHPGQSTATDVRAYGVPTTTLGLTVVVSLLAGVTMGLVGQATSGVVPIIGALYGNMNAVVGWITHEFHSVVFGLVYAGVLASVPDRYAEDWRWCLAVAIGWAVVLWALAAGVIMPLWLGLVGVPSPIPMLDLAGLLGHLVWGLTLGALIVGGQALKERTAIDNDS, translated from the coding sequence GTGATTTCGCTCGTGGGGTTCGCGCTGACCCGTTTCACTGTCACGTTCACTGTCGACGGTGATCTCCTGCAGTTCGTGGTCGCAGGGCTGCTCCCGTTGACGCTGGGGCTTGGCCTGTCAGCGTTCGGCGTCGCGTTGGCGGTCGGCTCCTTCGAGCGGGTGTACGTTCGGACGACCGCCGTCTGGACGATGATCGGTACGGGTACGATGTTCGTCCTCGTCGTCCTGACACTCGTCGGGTCGGGCATCGACACCATGACACGCATGGGCACCATCAACGACAGCACGTACCTCTCGAACTTTCTGATCGGCGGGGCGATCGGTGGCGCGTTGACGGGGCTGTATGCGGCCGAAAACCGCAAACAGCGCGTTACACTCCGGCGACAGGCCGACCGGCTGGAAGTCCTCAACCGGAGCCTGCGCGATCGCGTTCTCAACGCCGTCCTGGTAATCGACGGTCAGATCGGCGTGCTCGCCGATCGCGACGACCCCGAACTCCGCAAGCAGGTGGTTGGGACGGTCCGCGACCAAGCCGACACCATCCAGCGCACCGTCGACGACGTGAAGTATCTCGCGCGGTCGAGTGCCGCCGCTCAGAAGGGACTCGATGCGACCCGGATCGGGAATACTCTCGATGAGGCGATCGCCTCCGTCGACGCGGACCATCCCGACGTTTCCATTGAGGTGGTCGATCGCCTCCGGGACGACGTTTCGGTGTGGGGCAACGTCATGCTCGAACGTGGGCTCGAACACGTCCTCGTCAGGGCGGCCGAGAGTGGCGCCGAGCACGTCGAAGTCGCCGTTGACGCCACCGACCAGGAGGTTCGTGTCCGTATCAAGGACGACGGGGCCGGCCTGACCCCGGCCCAGCGCGAGATCTTGGAGGAGGGAGCTAGCGGGGACTACGACGACCCCTTGGTCGGGTTCGGGCTCAACGTTGTCCGGCTGGTGATCGATACGCTCAACGGGGAGATCGGCTGTGCCGAGGCTGAGGGGTCGACGACAGTCGAACTCAGCCTCCCGATCGCTGACGCCGAAGTCCACCCCGGCCAGTCGACGGCCACTGACGTTCGGGCCTACGGTGTCCCGACTACGACGCTTGGCCTGACAGTCGTGGTCTCGCTACTGGCCGGGGTGACGATGGGGCTGGTCGGGCAGGCGACCTCCGGGGTGGTGCCGATCATCGGTGCGCTGTACGGCAACATGAACGCGGTCGTCGGTTGGATTACCCACGAGTTCCACAGCGTCGTCTTCGGACTCGTCTACGCCGGCGTCCTCGCATCAGTCCCCGATCGCTATGCGGAGGACTGGCGGTGGTGTCTGGCGGTCGCCATCGGCTGGGCGGTCGTCCTCTGGGCGCTGGCCGCCGGGGTGATCATGCCGCTGTGGCTGGGACTCGTCGGGGTCCCGTCGCCAATCCCGATGCTTGATCTTGCCGGACTGCTCGGGCACTTGGTCTGGGGGCTGACTCTCGGCGCTCTCATCGTCGGCGGACAGGCACTGAAAGAGCGGACCGCGATCGATAATGACTCCTGA
- a CDS encoding HypC/HybG/HupF family hydrogenase formation chaperone: MCLGIPGEIVEINGQEARAEFWDVEKTVRIDVVDEDVEVGDHILNHAGFAIRKIPDEEVEETMEIYESFLKGDEDEAREEIGAAEGEQLGIEGR; encoded by the coding sequence ATGTGTCTAGGCATTCCGGGAGAAATCGTCGAGATAAACGGGCAGGAAGCACGCGCCGAGTTCTGGGACGTCGAGAAGACGGTCCGGATCGACGTCGTTGACGAGGATGTCGAGGTGGGAGATCACATCCTCAATCACGCCGGCTTCGCCATCCGGAAGATCCCCGACGAGGAGGTCGAAGAGACGATGGAAATCTACGAGTCGTTCCTCAAGGGCGACGAGGATGAGGCCCGCGAGGAGATCGGGGCGGCGGAGGGCGAACAGCTCGGGATCGAGGGCCGATAG
- the hypD gene encoding hydrogenase formation protein HypD gives MATNADRGDDELQFRDPEKAEQLTDELQSLMDDIGEPVNVMHVCGSHEQAIAKFGLRSILPDDLTVRMGPGCPVCVTNMPEVDEAVALAEDGKVVTTYGDMFRVPGTEKSLADARDEGADVRVVYSASEAAEIAEEEPEEDVVFFATGFETTAAPTAAVLTSDPPENFSVLSAHKYVPPAMEVVAEMPDTDVDGFLAAGHAATITGYGLFEDFVSEYDTPAVVGGFEPIDVLFALARLLEFIRDDEAGLENAYPRCVSEEGNVPAKEIMWDVFDTTSGEWRGIAEIPDANLVLSEEYAHFDARERFDIDVDPGAADPLTEDCICGDIMAGQADPDECELFGEECTPQDPVGACMVSSEGTCKIWLEYGGQPDL, from the coding sequence ATGGCGACAAACGCCGATCGCGGGGACGACGAACTCCAGTTTCGTGACCCCGAGAAGGCCGAGCAGTTGACCGACGAACTCCAGTCGCTGATGGACGACATCGGCGAGCCGGTCAACGTGATGCACGTCTGTGGCTCCCACGAGCAGGCCATCGCGAAGTTCGGTCTGCGCTCGATCCTTCCCGACGACCTGACAGTCCGGATGGGTCCAGGCTGTCCGGTCTGTGTGACCAACATGCCCGAGGTCGACGAGGCCGTGGCGCTGGCCGAAGACGGGAAGGTGGTCACGACCTATGGGGACATGTTCCGGGTCCCCGGCACCGAGAAGAGCCTCGCGGACGCCAGAGACGAGGGCGCGGACGTCCGGGTGGTCTACAGTGCCAGCGAAGCCGCCGAGATCGCCGAGGAAGAGCCCGAAGAGGATGTCGTCTTCTTCGCGACGGGCTTTGAGACGACTGCCGCGCCGACCGCCGCGGTCCTCACGTCTGACCCGCCAGAGAACTTCTCGGTCCTCTCGGCCCACAAGTACGTGCCGCCGGCGATGGAGGTCGTCGCGGAAATGCCCGACACCGACGTCGATGGCTTCCTCGCAGCAGGTCACGCTGCGACGATCACGGGCTATGGTCTCTTCGAGGACTTCGTATCCGAGTACGATACCCCAGCCGTCGTCGGTGGGTTCGAACCGATCGACGTGCTGTTCGCCCTGGCCAGGCTGTTGGAGTTTATCCGGGACGACGAGGCTGGCCTGGAGAACGCCTACCCCCGCTGTGTGTCCGAGGAGGGCAACGTCCCGGCCAAGGAGATCATGTGGGACGTTTTCGACACCACCAGCGGGGAGTGGCGCGGGATCGCCGAAATTCCCGACGCGAACCTCGTCCTCAGTGAGGAGTACGCTCACTTCGACGCCCGCGAACGTTTCGACATCGATGTCGACCCGGGCGCAGCCGATCCCCTGACCGAAGACTGCATCTGCGGGGACATCATGGCCGGGCAGGCCGACCCCGACGAGTGTGAACTCTTCGGCGAGGAATGTACGCCCCAGGACCCCGTCGGGGCCTGTATGGTCTCTAGCGAGGGGACCTGCAAGATCTGGCTCGAATACGGCGGCCAGCCGGATCTGTGA